In a single window of the Streptomyces sp. HUAS ZL42 genome:
- a CDS encoding cytochrome b N-terminal domain-containing protein, with the protein MTADSTSPTPAPPARAGGSDRGWFHRAVDAIDERMGIKALTYPVPEHANNLAWSLGGITVVAFVILLVTGIYITQFYAPIPEDANQSVRDLVTDVWLGNFARSLHFWAAQAMFVLALLHLLRVFFHASYKKPREGNWVVGAAMFLLTFLAVFTGTVLKWDQEGYEALIHNLDVAELLGGAGIWFTDELTDRVSILLRLFNAHVVIVPGLILLLFVWHALLIKRHRISSHPEIQVPAVESAEPFTVHLGRVAAFGLVLLGVLSMLGVLVPPVIGPTPVDGIEITRPLWMFWWFFPMEEWFGVASIAWVIAGVFGLIFLVPFLDRSPRRRWRERKLALGAAAVLLLALVAITIEVWVANPKGH; encoded by the coding sequence ATGACCGCCGACTCGACCTCACCGACTCCCGCGCCCCCGGCGAGGGCGGGAGGGAGCGATCGCGGGTGGTTCCATCGCGCCGTCGACGCGATCGACGAACGCATGGGCATCAAGGCGCTGACGTATCCGGTGCCCGAGCACGCGAACAACCTGGCGTGGAGCCTGGGCGGCATCACAGTGGTGGCGTTCGTGATCCTCCTGGTCACCGGGATCTACATCACACAGTTCTACGCGCCGATCCCGGAGGACGCGAACCAGTCGGTACGTGACCTGGTGACCGATGTGTGGCTGGGAAACTTCGCCCGTAGCCTGCACTTCTGGGCCGCGCAGGCGATGTTCGTCCTGGCCCTGCTCCACCTGCTGCGGGTGTTCTTCCACGCCTCGTACAAGAAGCCGCGCGAGGGCAACTGGGTCGTCGGTGCGGCGATGTTCCTGCTGACGTTCCTGGCCGTGTTCACCGGCACGGTCCTGAAGTGGGACCAGGAGGGCTACGAGGCCCTGATCCACAACCTGGACGTGGCCGAACTGCTCGGCGGGGCCGGCATCTGGTTCACGGACGAGCTGACCGACCGGGTGTCCATCCTGCTGCGTCTGTTCAACGCCCACGTGGTGATCGTCCCCGGCCTGATTCTGCTGCTGTTCGTGTGGCACGCCCTGCTGATCAAACGGCACAGGATCTCTTCGCATCCCGAGATCCAGGTGCCCGCCGTCGAGTCGGCCGAGCCGTTCACCGTCCACCTCGGGCGCGTGGCCGCATTCGGGCTCGTCCTGCTCGGGGTGCTGTCGATGCTCGGCGTGCTGGTGCCGCCCGTCATCGGCCCGACCCCCGTCGACGGGATCGAGATCACCCGCCCGCTGTGGATGTTCTGGTGGTTCTTCCCGATGGAGGAATGGTTCGGGGTCGCCTCCATCGCATGGGTCATCGCGGGCGTCTTCGGACTGATCTTCCTCGTGCCGTTCCTGGACCGCAGCCCGAGACGCAGGTGGCGCGAGCGCAAGCTCGCCCTCGGCGCGGCCGCCGTGCTGCTGTTGGCGCTCGTCGCGATCACCATCGAGGTCTGGGTCGCCAACCCCAAGGGCCACTGA
- a CDS encoding class I SAM-dependent methyltransferase, protein MPQQMRPSIPSRPLFARFYSKVAAPALAKAGVTEHRRRLLAGLSGEVIEIGAGNGLNFPHYPGTVTRLLAIEPEPHLRELAVHTARSVAVPVQLVDGRAEQLPAENASFDAAVVCLTLCSVADPHAALAELHRVLRPGGQLRFFEHVRADSPAMRRVQRVLDATVWPLLMGGCHVGRDTQAAIAEAGFRLTEMERFSFPDTRLPSPAATHILGTAQREPLGAA, encoded by the coding sequence ATGCCCCAGCAGATGAGGCCGTCCATCCCTTCGCGGCCGCTCTTCGCCCGCTTCTACAGCAAGGTCGCCGCGCCGGCTCTGGCGAAGGCGGGCGTCACGGAACACCGCAGGCGCCTGCTGGCGGGCCTGTCCGGCGAGGTCATCGAGATCGGCGCGGGCAACGGGCTGAACTTCCCGCACTACCCCGGCACGGTGACCCGGCTCCTTGCGATCGAACCCGAGCCCCACCTGCGTGAGCTGGCCGTCCACACCGCCCGCTCCGTTGCGGTTCCCGTTCAGCTGGTGGACGGACGCGCCGAGCAACTGCCCGCAGAGAACGCCTCGTTCGACGCGGCCGTGGTCTGCCTGACACTGTGCTCGGTCGCCGACCCGCACGCCGCGCTCGCCGAACTCCACCGGGTGCTGCGGCCGGGCGGACAACTCCGCTTCTTCGAACACGTACGCGCCGACTCGCCCGCGATGCGGCGCGTACAGCGGGTCCTGGACGCGACTGTCTGGCCCCTGCTGATGGGCGGCTGCCACGTCGGCCGCGACACCCAGGCCGCGATCGCCGAAGCCGGCTTCCGCCTCACCGAGATGGAGAGGTTCTCCTTCCCCGACACCCGACTGCCCTCGCCCGCCGCCACGCACATCCTCGGCACAGCCCAGCGCGAACCCCTGGGCGCAGCGTGA
- a CDS encoding cupredoxin domain-containing protein, translating into MTFTPPHRGRTAAALAGACTLLALAGCSNGGGNGPGTTSAPPIATSAGPAPARIVIENFAFTPANLRVHPATKITVVNRDSAAHTVTATGDKTFDTGNIAGNATATFTAPSAPGSYSYICTIHPNMKGTLTVG; encoded by the coding sequence ATGACATTCACCCCACCGCACCGGGGTCGCACCGCTGCGGCCCTGGCGGGAGCCTGCACCCTGCTCGCCCTGGCCGGCTGCTCGAACGGCGGCGGCAACGGTCCGGGCACCACCAGTGCCCCACCCATCGCGACCAGCGCCGGCCCCGCCCCGGCGCGCATCGTGATCGAGAACTTCGCCTTCACCCCGGCGAACCTTCGCGTACACCCCGCAACGAAGATCACCGTCGTCAACCGCGACTCCGCCGCGCACACCGTGACCGCCACCGGGGACAAGACGTTCGACACCGGCAACATCGCAGGCAACGCAACCGCCACCTTCACGGCGCCGTCCGCACCGGGCAGCTACTCCTACATCTGCACCATCCACCCGAACATGAAAGGCACTCTCACTGTGGGCTGA
- a CDS encoding ABC transporter permease, protein MTALPCTRRFLIEAARTPVNLLVLILVPVVFVVVAARPLADAAELLGGTGGPAVQAATAGWAAGFIAAIAMYFQLRAARAADRRLVLAGLATHRLVAARMATGLVLTLAATAAALMALQLRAGLGDAPGRVLAGTLMYALIYLAIGALIGATVTSPVNGTVLVLFVWILDVFFGPVMGAADRAMTRVLPTHFVTLWMVDLPSGHGGRIGDLGWALVWAAAAAAVSWMVISMTSRVARPRHHARPGSTTAQLAAGVRAGLREAGRNRVLWTLLIAVPVLFILLTVATTPEEPTSLTVREGGRTLLQQAWLPDIHGGTMAPIAIASLATLAGLFTVLDARSGDQRLSLAGFRPAALLASRLTVVVLAALLATAASLAVTATVFDARQWGLYIVANVLIALTYGLIGVLLGPLFGRVGGVLVAFLVPFIDLGIEQSPMLRPDPPGWAHALPGYGATRVLIDAALTPTFDETGPLLIALAWLTGLTIAAAALFRRTATTPR, encoded by the coding sequence ATGACAGCCCTGCCGTGCACCCGCCGGTTCCTCATCGAGGCCGCTCGGACCCCGGTGAACCTGCTGGTGCTGATCCTGGTGCCAGTGGTGTTCGTGGTGGTGGCCGCGCGCCCGCTCGCGGATGCCGCCGAGCTGCTCGGCGGCACCGGCGGGCCCGCGGTCCAAGCCGCCACGGCCGGGTGGGCGGCGGGGTTCATCGCCGCGATCGCCATGTACTTCCAGCTGCGTGCCGCCCGCGCCGCCGACCGCCGCCTGGTCCTTGCCGGGCTGGCCACCCATCGCCTGGTGGCCGCGCGGATGGCCACCGGCCTCGTCCTGACCTTGGCGGCCACGGCTGCTGCCCTGATGGCTCTGCAGCTACGGGCCGGACTCGGTGACGCTCCAGGACGGGTGCTGGCCGGAACTCTGATGTACGCGCTGATCTACCTGGCCATCGGGGCGCTGATCGGCGCGACGGTGACCAGCCCGGTCAACGGCACCGTGCTGGTGCTGTTCGTATGGATCCTGGACGTCTTCTTCGGCCCCGTGATGGGCGCGGCCGACCGGGCGATGACACGGGTGCTGCCGACGCACTTCGTGACGCTGTGGATGGTGGACCTGCCCTCCGGCCACGGCGGCCGCATCGGCGACCTGGGCTGGGCCCTGGTCTGGGCCGCCGCAGCGGCCGCGGTCAGCTGGATGGTGATCAGCATGACCAGCCGTGTCGCCCGCCCACGCCACCACGCCCGGCCCGGCTCGACCACGGCCCAACTGGCCGCGGGCGTGCGGGCGGGGCTGCGGGAGGCCGGCCGCAACCGGGTGCTGTGGACGCTGCTCATCGCGGTGCCCGTCCTCTTCATCCTCCTCACCGTGGCCACCACCCCCGAGGAGCCAACGTCGCTGACCGTACGTGAGGGCGGCCGCACTCTCCTTCAGCAGGCCTGGCTGCCCGACATTCACGGCGGCACCATGGCGCCGATCGCCATCGCATCCCTGGCCACGCTCGCCGGGCTGTTCACCGTCCTGGATGCCCGCTCAGGTGACCAGCGACTTTCCCTCGCCGGATTCCGCCCCGCCGCCCTGCTCGCCTCCCGCCTGACCGTCGTGGTCCTCGCCGCGCTGCTGGCCACCGCCGCCTCCCTCGCCGTGACCGCCACCGTCTTCGACGCCCGCCAATGGGGCCTCTACATCGTTGCGAACGTCCTGATCGCCCTCACCTACGGCCTCATCGGCGTCCTGCTCGGCCCGCTGTTCGGCCGCGTCGGCGGAGTACTCGTAGCCTTCCTGGTGCCCTTCATCGACCTGGGCATCGAACAAAGCCCCATGCTCCGCCCCGACCCACCCGGCTGGGCACACGCCCTGCCCGGCTACGGCGCCACCCGCGTCCTGATCGACGCGGCCCTCACCCCCACCTTCGACGAAACCGGCCCCCTGCTCATCGCCCTCGCCTGGCTGACCGGACTCACCATCGCCGCAGCCGCCCTCTTCCGCCGCACCGCCACCACGCCCAGGTAA
- a CDS encoding ATP-binding cassette domain-containing protein, which translates to MSGEELRGTRTSGPWQADTAHDAVSEPARATVFRTVLEAAGIEKTYRRGIWPARHRTSVLRGVDLTLAAGEVVGIVGENGSGKSTLMKILVGALAADAGTVTRSGRLGYCPQEPVVYERLTCDEHFELFGRAYAMTDEAELRSRREIYAALGFERYASTRADQLSGGTLSKLNLGLALLADPEVLLLDEPYAGFDFDTYLKFWDLVSERRQAGRSVLIISHFVTDQERFDRIVELRDGRAVPR; encoded by the coding sequence GTGAGTGGCGAGGAGCTGCGGGGAACGCGGACCAGCGGACCTTGGCAGGCAGACACGGCGCACGACGCCGTATCCGAACCCGCACGGGCAACCGTCTTCCGTACGGTGCTGGAGGCGGCCGGGATCGAGAAGACCTACCGGCGCGGCATATGGCCGGCCCGGCACCGGACGTCGGTGCTGCGCGGCGTCGACCTCACCTTGGCAGCCGGCGAAGTGGTCGGCATCGTCGGCGAGAACGGCTCGGGCAAGAGCACCCTGATGAAGATCCTGGTCGGGGCGCTGGCCGCCGACGCCGGTACGGTGACCCGCTCCGGACGGCTGGGCTACTGCCCGCAGGAACCGGTCGTCTACGAACGCCTCACCTGCGACGAACACTTCGAGTTGTTCGGCCGCGCCTACGCCATGACCGACGAGGCGGAACTGCGCTCGCGCCGGGAGATCTACGCGGCCCTCGGCTTCGAACGCTACGCGAGCACCCGCGCGGACCAACTCTCCGGCGGGACGCTGTCCAAGCTGAACCTGGGCCTGGCGCTGCTCGCGGACCCGGAGGTGCTGTTGCTGGACGAGCCGTACGCGGGCTTCGACTTCGACACCTACCTCAAGTTCTGGGACCTGGTCAGCGAACGCCGTCAGGCGGGACGCTCGGTTCTGATCATCAGTCACTTCGTCACCGATCAGGAGCGTTTCGACCGCATCGTGGAACTGCGGGACGGTCGGGCGGTGCCCCGATGA
- a CDS encoding isoprenylcysteine carboxylmethyltransferase family protein — protein MADAAYGLWPLVVLNTLLFVVFAAGFFHPKTKRDWRATGAYSAFMVALFTEMYGTPLTIYLLGSWLGSQFPLLRDTHAGGHLWNDLTGWSGDPHLSPFHLAGYFAIGTGFWLIAAAWKVLHEAAQNDRLATTGPCAWVRHPQYDGFLLIMIGFLLQWPTIPTLIMFPVLVYVYVRPARSEEREVTRQFGEQWTAYADNTPAFWPKPPRKAPTPRKPGASSTPRSARETDTRVTRR, from the coding sequence ATGGCTGACGCGGCATACGGCCTATGGCCGCTCGTGGTCCTCAACACCCTGCTCTTCGTGGTGTTCGCTGCCGGCTTCTTTCACCCGAAAACGAAACGGGACTGGCGGGCGACGGGCGCCTACAGCGCCTTCATGGTTGCCCTGTTCACCGAGATGTACGGCACCCCGCTGACCATCTACCTGCTGGGCAGCTGGCTCGGCTCCCAGTTCCCACTGCTGAGGGACACCCATGCCGGCGGGCACCTGTGGAACGACCTGACCGGCTGGTCGGGCGATCCTCACCTGAGCCCCTTCCACCTGGCCGGCTACTTCGCCATCGGTACCGGGTTCTGGCTGATCGCTGCCGCGTGGAAGGTCCTGCACGAAGCCGCACAGAACGACCGGCTGGCCACGACCGGCCCCTGTGCCTGGGTGCGTCATCCGCAGTACGACGGCTTCCTGCTCATCATGATCGGGTTCCTGCTGCAGTGGCCCACCATCCCCACCCTGATCATGTTCCCGGTCCTGGTGTACGTGTACGTGAGGCCGGCCCGCAGCGAGGAACGAGAAGTCACAAGGCAGTTCGGCGAGCAGTGGACCGCCTACGCGGACAACACCCCCGCCTTCTGGCCCAAGCCGCCCCGCAAGGCACCGACTCCCCGCAAACCAGGCGCCTCCAGCACCCCCCGGTCAGCGCGCGAGACGGACACGCGAGTCACACGGAGGTGA
- a CDS encoding DUF2933 domain-containing protein — protein MNDKRNYGMYALAAAIVVVGALIVGASLESLVWLALVAACPLMMFFMMRGMHGQDMHGGRDQHRDDRDEDPLRKHDHHAGPGRG, from the coding sequence ATGAACGACAAGCGGAACTACGGCATGTACGCGCTCGCTGCCGCGATCGTCGTGGTCGGCGCCCTGATCGTCGGTGCGTCCCTGGAAAGCCTGGTCTGGCTCGCCCTGGTAGCCGCCTGCCCGCTGATGATGTTCTTCATGATGCGCGGTATGCACGGCCAGGACATGCACGGCGGACGTGATCAACATCGCGACGACCGGGACGAAGATCCACTGCGCAAGCACGACCACCATGCAGGGCCCGGTCGGGGCTGA
- a CDS encoding SHOCT domain-containing protein translates to MMFWYDRDVSGWGWFAMSAGMILFWALIITVAVLLFRALNSPHEHTHTPAAPTSTPEDILRERLARGEIDEEEYRRRLSTLHAGPLTKT, encoded by the coding sequence ATGATGTTCTGGTATGACCGCGACGTCAGCGGATGGGGCTGGTTCGCGATGTCGGCCGGCATGATCCTGTTCTGGGCGCTGATCATCACAGTCGCAGTACTGCTCTTCCGTGCCCTCAACAGCCCCCACGAGCACACGCACACCCCCGCCGCGCCCACGTCCACTCCCGAGGACATTCTTCGCGAGCGGTTGGCGCGCGGTGAGATCGACGAGGAGGAATACCGGCGCCGCCTGAGCACGCTGCACGCCGGCCCTCTCACCAAAACCTGA
- a CDS encoding heavy metal translocating P-type ATPase, which yields MGGVDVMVILASAVLVALLGWYFFGPRRAGAARLEGGVQRVEVTVRGGYSPDVIKVRQGTPVELVFDRQEAGECTSRVVFPDLKVGAGLPAHTRTTVRLTPDRPGSFGFACGMNMIHGTLLVEPPEGIAPPIPDGADTPAATPPAPAAPTGGPPSADEGRTAAEAEAADAVERQTEIKDLTRRVLTGAVLTAPVLFAVMASEVFGADWVPGWMLNHWLQLALITPVMFYTGWPIHVTGWLTLRHRAADMNSLITLGTSAAYGYSLLVTLAPGLLPEDVREVYFEAVGVILTLILLGRLLEARAKAGTGEAIRALLGLQARTARVVRDGTETEIPIEDVVVGDEIVIRPGEKIPVDSEVLSGSSAVDESMVTGEPMPVTKRTGDTVIGATVNGTGSLRVRAAKVGADTMLAQIIRLVQQAQASKAPIQRLADAVSAYFVPAVIAIAIGTFALWFTVGPSPALTLALVSAVAVLIIACPCALGLATPLSVMVGTGKGAQAGILIRSAEALETAHKLDTVVLDKTGTVTAGKPVLTDVRPADGFDETELLRLVAAAEADSEHPLAQAIVTGVRGRGLDWPAATGFDSVTGKGVQATVDGRPVLVGTARLLGDVGIDTTGLTPVAGALSAEGKTPVLAAVDGRPAGVLAVADTVKDDSAAAIAALQRLGVEVVMLTGDNARTAAAIAAQVGVSRVLAEVLPEHKADEIRRLQGEGRSVGMVGDGINDAPALAAADIGMAIGTGTDVAIEAADITLISGSLGGVVTAIRLSRATMRNIRQNLFFALVYNAVGVPLAAGALYPLWGIRLSPIIAAAAMALSSLSVVTNASRLRRWHTQPLPEARPARVQPRVESTADRASSGSTTTTGGHAGHRSASQSDSDGMVADPVCGMQVDKTTAAEHRHTEHGTYYFCSAHCAATFDADPDRYAAPPSGGTREGGERR from the coding sequence ATGGGTGGCGTCGATGTCATGGTGATCCTGGCCTCGGCCGTGCTGGTCGCTCTGCTGGGCTGGTACTTCTTCGGGCCTCGCCGGGCCGGTGCCGCCCGGCTGGAGGGTGGCGTGCAGCGGGTGGAGGTGACGGTACGGGGCGGCTACAGCCCCGACGTGATCAAGGTCCGCCAGGGCACGCCGGTGGAGCTGGTCTTCGACCGGCAGGAGGCCGGCGAGTGCACCTCCCGAGTGGTCTTCCCGGATCTCAAGGTCGGCGCGGGCCTGCCCGCCCACACCCGCACCACCGTGCGGCTGACCCCCGACCGGCCGGGTTCCTTCGGCTTCGCCTGCGGCATGAACATGATCCACGGCACGCTCCTCGTCGAGCCCCCGGAAGGCATCGCACCGCCCATTCCGGACGGCGCCGACACCCCGGCCGCCACGCCCCCCGCACCCGCTGCTCCAACCGGCGGGCCCCCGTCGGCGGACGAGGGGCGGACGGCGGCCGAAGCGGAGGCCGCGGACGCCGTCGAGCGGCAAACGGAGATCAAGGACCTCACCCGCCGGGTGCTGACGGGCGCGGTGCTCACCGCCCCGGTGCTGTTCGCCGTCATGGCGAGCGAAGTCTTCGGCGCGGACTGGGTGCCCGGGTGGATGCTGAACCACTGGCTGCAGCTGGCCCTGATCACGCCGGTGATGTTCTACACCGGATGGCCGATCCACGTCACGGGCTGGCTGACCTTGCGCCACCGCGCAGCCGACATGAACTCCCTGATCACACTGGGTACGAGTGCCGCCTACGGATACAGCCTGCTGGTCACCCTCGCCCCCGGTCTGCTTCCGGAGGACGTACGGGAGGTCTATTTCGAGGCCGTCGGCGTGATCCTGACCCTGATCCTGCTCGGGCGGCTGCTGGAGGCCCGCGCGAAGGCCGGCACCGGCGAGGCCATCCGTGCCCTGCTGGGCCTGCAGGCCCGCACCGCCCGCGTCGTCCGGGACGGAACCGAGACCGAGATCCCCATCGAGGACGTCGTGGTCGGAGACGAGATCGTCATCCGGCCCGGCGAGAAGATCCCCGTCGACTCCGAAGTCCTCTCCGGCTCCTCCGCAGTCGACGAGTCCATGGTCACCGGCGAGCCGATGCCCGTCACGAAGCGCACCGGGGACACGGTCATCGGCGCCACCGTCAACGGCACCGGGTCCCTGCGGGTACGCGCGGCCAAGGTCGGCGCGGACACGATGCTCGCCCAGATCATCCGCCTCGTGCAGCAGGCCCAGGCGTCCAAGGCCCCCATCCAGCGGCTCGCCGACGCGGTGTCGGCGTACTTCGTGCCCGCGGTCATCGCCATCGCCATCGGCACCTTCGCCCTCTGGTTCACCGTGGGCCCCTCCCCCGCGCTGACCCTGGCGCTGGTGTCCGCGGTCGCGGTGCTGATCATCGCCTGCCCGTGCGCGCTCGGGCTTGCCACTCCGCTCTCGGTGATGGTCGGCACCGGCAAGGGCGCCCAGGCGGGCATCCTGATCCGCTCCGCGGAAGCCCTGGAGACCGCGCACAAGCTGGACACCGTCGTGCTGGACAAGACCGGCACCGTGACCGCGGGCAAACCCGTCCTGACCGACGTCCGCCCCGCCGACGGGTTCGACGAGACCGAATTGCTCCGTCTCGTGGCGGCGGCCGAGGCCGACAGTGAACACCCCCTCGCTCAGGCCATCGTCACGGGCGTCCGCGGGCGTGGCCTGGACTGGCCGGCCGCGACCGGCTTCGACTCGGTCACCGGCAAGGGCGTCCAGGCCACCGTGGACGGCCGCCCCGTTCTGGTCGGCACCGCCCGGCTCCTGGGCGATGTCGGCATCGACACCACCGGGCTCACCCCCGTCGCGGGCGCGCTCTCCGCCGAGGGCAAGACGCCCGTCCTCGCCGCGGTGGACGGACGTCCCGCCGGTGTGCTCGCCGTCGCCGACACCGTCAAGGACGACTCCGCCGCCGCCATCGCCGCTCTGCAGCGTCTTGGCGTCGAGGTCGTCATGCTCACCGGTGACAACGCCCGCACTGCCGCCGCGATCGCCGCTCAGGTCGGTGTCAGCCGGGTGCTGGCCGAGGTGCTGCCCGAGCACAAGGCCGACGAGATCCGCCGTCTGCAGGGCGAGGGCCGCAGCGTCGGCATGGTCGGTGACGGCATCAACGACGCGCCCGCCCTGGCCGCCGCGGACATCGGAATGGCCATCGGCACCGGCACCGACGTCGCCATCGAAGCCGCCGACATCACCCTGATCTCCGGCTCGCTCGGCGGTGTCGTCACCGCGATCCGGCTGTCGCGGGCGACGATGCGCAACATCCGGCAGAACCTGTTCTTCGCCCTGGTCTACAACGCCGTCGGCGTCCCGCTCGCCGCCGGCGCCCTGTACCCGCTGTGGGGCATCCGCCTCAGCCCGATCATCGCCGCCGCGGCCATGGCGCTCAGCTCCCTGTCGGTCGTCACCAACGCCTCCCGGCTGCGCCGCTGGCACACCCAGCCACTGCCCGAAGCCCGGCCTGCCCGCGTCCAGCCCCGGGTCGAGTCCACCGCCGACCGAGCGTCGTCGGGCAGCACGACAACCACAGGGGGCCATGCGGGCCACCGCTCCGCCTCCCAGAGCGACAGCGACGGCATGGTCGCGGACCCGGTGTGCGGCATGCAGGTGGACAAGACGACCGCCGCCGAGCACCGGCACACCGAGCATGGCACCTACTACTTCTGCTCCGCCCACTGTGCGGCCACGTTCGACGCCGACCCAGACCGCTACGCCGCCCCGCCGTCCGGCGGTACGCGTGAGGGAGGCGAACGCCGATGA
- a CDS encoding metal-sensitive transcriptional regulator, with translation MTATPAAPHDAHGQHHQAPGYADHKADHLARLNKIEGQIRGISRMVTDDRYCIDVLTQISAAGRALQEVALGLLDDHVRGCVTNAARTDRAHAEEKFAELTDTLRRALRL, from the coding sequence ATGACCGCCACTCCCGCCGCCCCCCACGACGCTCACGGGCAGCACCACCAGGCACCCGGTTACGCCGACCACAAGGCCGACCATCTCGCACGCCTGAACAAGATCGAAGGCCAGATACGCGGCATCTCACGCATGGTCACCGACGACCGCTACTGCATCGACGTCCTCACCCAGATCAGCGCCGCCGGCCGCGCACTGCAGGAAGTCGCCCTCGGCCTCCTCGACGACCACGTGCGCGGCTGCGTCACCAACGCCGCCCGCACCGACCGCGCCCACGCGGAGGAGAAGTTCGCAGAACTCACCGACACCCTGCGCCGCGCGCTGCGCTTGTAG
- a CDS encoding DUF4396 domain-containing protein: MDHTAHHTSSAHDHATHAVTGASWGTAAKATLHCLTGCAIGEILGMVIGTALAWGNAPTMVLAIGLAFLFGYSFTLFAVRRAGLDLKTAIRVALAADTVSIAIMELVDNAIIALTPGAMDAHLSDGLFWSALLGGFAVAFLITTPVNKWMIGRGKGHAVVQAYH, translated from the coding sequence ATGGACCACACCGCTCACCACACCAGCAGCGCACACGACCACGCCACCCACGCGGTCACGGGGGCGTCCTGGGGAACGGCGGCGAAGGCGACGCTGCACTGCCTGACCGGCTGCGCCATCGGCGAGATCCTCGGCATGGTGATCGGCACCGCACTGGCCTGGGGCAACGCGCCCACCATGGTCCTGGCGATCGGACTCGCGTTCCTCTTCGGCTACTCCTTCACCCTGTTCGCGGTCCGCCGAGCCGGCCTGGACCTCAAGACCGCAATCAGGGTCGCGCTCGCCGCCGACACCGTGTCCATTGCCATCATGGAACTCGTCGACAACGCGATCATCGCCCTCACGCCGGGGGCAATGGACGCCCACTTGTCGGACGGACTCTTCTGGTCCGCTCTGCTGGGCGGGTTCGCGGTCGCCTTCCTGATCACCACGCCGGTCAACAAGTGGATGATCGGCCGCGGCAAGGGCCACGCGGTCGTGCAGGCCTACCACTGA
- a CDS encoding Lrp/AsnC family transcriptional regulator yields the protein MDAMDRQIVALLQAEGRITLTELSDRVRLSVSRCQRRVRELEAEGVIRGYSALVDGAALGYGFEVLLFATLSRPDAVDEFDEALAGVPEVVEAQRLFGEPDYLIRVVSADLPAYQHLYESVLIRLPGVRGLNSTIVMKNVVSPRPYPDRAPRERSAKGSAV from the coding sequence ATGGACGCCATGGATCGCCAGATTGTTGCCCTGCTGCAGGCGGAGGGGCGAATTACCCTCACGGAACTCTCCGATCGGGTCCGGCTCAGCGTGTCCCGATGCCAGCGCCGCGTCCGGGAGCTGGAGGCGGAAGGTGTGATCCGCGGCTACAGCGCTCTTGTCGACGGCGCGGCACTGGGATACGGCTTCGAGGTCCTGCTCTTCGCCACCCTCAGCCGCCCCGACGCGGTGGACGAATTCGACGAGGCACTGGCCGGGGTTCCCGAGGTCGTCGAGGCCCAGCGGCTGTTCGGCGAACCGGACTACCTCATCCGCGTGGTCAGCGCCGACCTGCCCGCCTACCAGCACCTCTACGAGAGCGTCCTCATCCGGCTCCCAGGCGTCCGTGGGCTCAACTCGACCATCGTCATGAAGAACGTGGTCAGCCCCCGCCCGTACCCCGACCGGGCCCCGCGCGAGCGGTCGGCGAAGGGATCGGCTGTGTGA